Genomic window (Desulfobulbaceae bacterium):
CAGTTGTCGGTTTACGGTTAAAAGAATCATGGTTAGTCATAAATCATCGCATGATACTCAATGTCAGTGTGTCCTCAGCCATTGGCAGGACCTTAATTACCGTCAACTGTCAACTGTAAACCGACAACCTGAGTAGTTACACTGCATTTTCCCTAAGGTGGCGCCTTGTGGTATAAGGTAAAGAAAACTCGTAAGTGATCACGGGGTAAAAACTAGAAACTGCGCTCGGCCTCAGAACTGTAAGCGATTGCAGGGTACACCATATGCGCGAAATGGGGCTGCGAGCTATACTTTGGTATGTGAGCAGCCCCATGACAAAGCAGATGGGGTGTCCTGTGATCGCTTACGAAAATTCAGCCACAAAGCGGGGTGTTATCGGTTAAAACGCTCCTCGCAGGAGAGGGTGAGTTCTTTTTGGGCGCGACGAAGAATCTCTTTCGCCTCGGTGATGTCGGTGGTGATCTGGCTGACTAGTTCGGCGGGACCGGCAAACTTTTTTTCGTCACGGAGGTACTGGAGCAGATTGATTTTGATGGGTTTGCCGTAGATGTCCTGATTGAAGTCGAAGATGTGAGTTTCCGCAGAGACCTGCTCACCGTTAAAGGTCGGATTGTAGCCAATATTAAGAACGCCGCCGTAGCATTTGCCATCGTAGATAACTTGAGTGACATAGACCCCATGTCGGGGGCAGAGGTCATCTTCAGCGATATGAAGATTAGCGGTGCGAAAACCGAGCAGCGGGCCGCCACGTTGTTTGCCGACTTTGACTTCTCCGCGAATTTGATAGGGACGGCCCAGAAGTTTTCTGACATCCCGCATCCGGCCTTCGTTGACCAGTTTTCGGACCATGGTGCTGCTGGCCAGTATTCCGTCAACATAGAAGGGTTCCACCACGGAGACCTTGAATCCTTTCCCCTCTCCTTGAGCGCGAAGAAAGGGGATGTCGCCCTGTCTGCCTTTGCCGAAGGCGTAGTCGTAACCCACCACCAGTTCCTGGACGCCGATGGTTTGGCGGAGTATCCTGTCGACAAAGGTTTCCGCCGGCATATGGGCGAAATCCTTGGTGAATGGGATGATGATCAGGACATCGATATTGGCCATAGCGATAAGCTCACGTTTTTGTTCGCAGGTGGAGATGAGCTTGATGCCGATATCGGGACGGATCACCTTCAGGGGGTGGGGGGCAAAGGTGATGGCTACGCTGGTGCCCTTGGCCAGATAGGCTTTATTCACCACTTCACTGAAGAGAATCTGATGACCAAGGTGAACGCCGTCGAAGTTGCCGATGGTCACAAATGGTCTGGTAAAGGGGTGGGTGATGTCGTCGAGGTCGGTGTGGATTTTCATTGCATTGATGTTGGCTGGTAATGGACATTGGTGCGATGCGGCAAAGGGGTCTAAATTACCCCCTATCGTCGAGGAAAGGAAGGTCTTTTTGTGTTGATGGGCAGTAGGGCGTGGGGTTTTTTTAGAACTTAAGCTAAATCTTCTTGACAAAATGGCCCTAAAAAAACTACATTGCCTTTCGTTTGTGCCGAAGTGGCGGAATTGGTAGACGCGCTAGGTTCAGGGTCTAGTGTCCGTATGGATGTGCGAGTTCGAGTCTCGCCTTCGGCACCATGGGTAATTTCAAGCCTATAACTTTAATTAGTTATAGGCTTTTTTTGTTTTGTGCTCGGTGGATTTCCCATGTGGTGTAGATCCAGAGGGTCTATCGGGGCAAGGTAGATAATAACGTGTCCAACGTATGGCAGGCACGTTATTGTGCGTGGCATCCCATTATTTTTTGTGGCGCCAGCCAAGGTTAACGGAGAGATGTCATGTCCGATTCATCCCCGCCCTCCTCAGTAACGTCTAGATCTGAGCGGATGGCGGTTTTTTGCTCTTTGTCGATTGAGGTTAAGCGGCAGATTACTGGTGAGGAGGTCCCTGATTTGTTGCTGGAAAAATTGAAGGACTATCTGCTGCCAGACGAGGGGTAAGGGGGGTATGGTGATGGTGAGTTTGGTTCATCAGCTGAGTCATTGCTGCTGTTGCCCCCGGCAATGCGGAGTGGATCGGCTGGCGGGCGAGCTGGGATTCTGCCGGGTTGGTCATCAGGCCCTGGTGGCTTATGCCGGGTTGCATCGTGGCGAGGAACCGCCGATATCCGGGAATCGCGGTTCGGGGACGATTTTTTTTGCTGGGTGCAACCTTCGCTGTGTCTTCTGTCAAAATTACCAGATCAGTCAGAAGTTTCAGGTTAGTTCTGTTATGCACATGGATACGGAGCAGTTGGCCGAGGCAATGTTGAACTTACAGGCGGTTGGCGCTCACAACATCAATTTTGTTTCACCCTCCCATATGGTCTGGCAGATGGCAGATGCCATTCTTTCCGCTCGAGCCAAGGGGCTTGCTCTGCCGGTGGTTTATAACTCCAATGGGTATGATTCGGTCGAGACTCTGCGCCACATCCGTGGATTGGTCGATATTTATTTACCTGATGTGAAATATATGAATAATGGACTTGCCCGGCAGTATTCCGGAGTCAGTGACTACGCCGATGTCGTATCCGGGGTGCTGCGTGAGATGTTGGATCAGGTTGGGCATCTTGAGGTGGATTCGGAGGGGATTGCCCGGAGAGGGCTCATCGTGCGGCATCTGGTGCTGCCTGGCGCTCTGGAAAATAGCCGTCAATGCCTCCGTCTGCTGGCGGAACGTGCCCCGGATGTGACGATAAGTCTGATGTCTCAATACTCTCCGCAATACAGGGCCAGTAAATATCCTGTAATTAACCGCACTTTGACGTCATCGGAATATGATGAGGTCACTGAGTATGCCCTTGATCTTGGCCTGGATAATGTCTTTGTTCAGGAGTTGGCAAGCCAAGATGAGTATCTTCCTGATTTTAACAGGGATGAACCATTTAGCGAAAGGTGATTGGAGTGCTGGATGGCGGTGGTGTAATTATCCAGCTCCAGCCCCCAAATAAGCAGATACCCGGAACTGTAACTGTTCGGAAGCGCTGCAAATGTGCGAAATAAGCCCGCGAGCTCTATAGCCCGTTTATGTGAGCTGGCTTATGACAGCTAAGCGACCGCAGGGAGACTGCGAAGCAGATGTGGTGGTGCTGAATAGTTACGCGGTGGTTAGAGTTACTTGAAGCGGTGATGACAGGATTTCTTGAGGTCAGTAATCGCCGCTAATTTCTCTTGAAAGCCAGTGAGAACACCCTTGTTAACCTCGTGCTCCATTGCTTGACATGTCTGCCAGTACTCATCGTAATAGATGTCGCCAAAATCCTTAAAAGCAATGAGTTTCCTGGACTGGTCCATGAAGTTCACCAGTAACTCAGGAGAAGGCAGGCGACCTTGGTTGGCACATGAGGTGAGCAGGGCGAAGGTGGATTTTATTATCTGTTTGAAGGGGCGATACTCTTGTTCGGCAATATCGGTGAATTCAGAGGGAGGGGCAGGCGGTGCGGTGCCGCTATCCTTGATCTTGAGGCGCAATGAGAGGTGGCCCCCTTCCTTTTTGATCAGACCTATTTTTAATTTATTGAATCCATGCAGTTGCCACCCGAATTCATTACCTTCGAAGCTTGATTTTCCTTCGAGTTCATCGGCAAGCAGGCGCAAAAAAGAGGCCACCTGTTTGGTGTCTAAGGTTTTTTCCAGAGTAATTTTTTTTTCTTCCATAGTTTGCCCTCGGTAGGTAGATCATTTAAATTGGTTGATAATAATTCTCAATACAACTCTTGTCACCTTTATTCTTTACGAGTTGACCAGCCCTGTCGTGATTTGGTAATTACTCAAGTTGACAGTTTTCGGTTAGCGGTTTACGTTTTGGCTGGACTTGGGTCAGGTTCAGTGTGGCGAGGGGTATCCGGGAATGGTAATTTTTTTTGTCCTCGCGTTCTGCATGGAGGGGGGCCGTCTTTCTGCATCCATAGCCAGAAATCTGTGCTTGACAGGGAGAGATAGGTTGAGTACATTATTAGTAATATTTATCATTAGTGTTATTAGTGCTTGAAGTTCATAGATAAGTTTAAGATTGTATTGTAGTGATAGGTGTATGGCATGACATTAGGTGTCTGGTTGCTCTTACGGTCGGGTTGAAT
Coding sequences:
- a CDS encoding bifunctional riboflavin kinase/FAD synthetase, with product MKIHTDLDDITHPFTRPFVTIGNFDGVHLGHQILFSEVVNKAYLAKGTSVAITFAPHPLKVIRPDIGIKLISTCEQKRELIAMANIDVLIIIPFTKDFAHMPAETFVDRILRQTIGVQELVVGYDYAFGKGRQGDIPFLRAQGEGKGFKVSVVEPFYVDGILASSTMVRKLVNEGRMRDVRKLLGRPYQIRGEVKVGKQRGGPLLGFRTANLHIAEDDLCPRHGVYVTQVIYDGKCYGGVLNIGYNPTFNGEQVSAETHIFDFNQDIYGKPIKINLLQYLRDEKKFAGPAELVSQITTDITEAKEILRRAQKELTLSCEERFNR
- a CDS encoding radical SAM protein, translating into MVHQLSHCCCCPRQCGVDRLAGELGFCRVGHQALVAYAGLHRGEEPPISGNRGSGTIFFAGCNLRCVFCQNYQISQKFQVSSVMHMDTEQLAEAMLNLQAVGAHNINFVSPSHMVWQMADAILSARAKGLALPVVYNSNGYDSVETLRHIRGLVDIYLPDVKYMNNGLARQYSGVSDYADVVSGVLREMLDQVGHLEVDSEGIARRGLIVRHLVLPGALENSRQCLRLLAERAPDVTISLMSQYSPQYRASKYPVINRTLTSSEYDEVTEYALDLGLDNVFVQELASQDEYLPDFNRDEPFSER
- a CDS encoding GAK system XXXCH domain-containing protein, producing the protein MEEKKITLEKTLDTKQVASFLRLLADELEGKSSFEGNEFGWQLHGFNKLKIGLIKKEGGHLSLRLKIKDSGTAPPAPPSEFTDIAEQEYRPFKQIIKSTFALLTSCANQGRLPSPELLVNFMDQSRKLIAFKDFGDIYYDEYWQTCQAMEHEVNKGVLTGFQEKLAAITDLKKSCHHRFK